The Ischnura elegans chromosome 1, ioIscEleg1.1, whole genome shotgun sequence genome contains a region encoding:
- the LOC124171215 gene encoding zinc finger protein 480-like, with translation MAPVSAFPCSVCDDEFSSVSTLHYHQMCLHTTEELSLAILSIRELTVTSSPATGDGVPGYAASPSTDVEEKLLRNGLAKYPKFLNSSGGRKSKVQACEAKSGDGGNGADTPKNLVKDKENIVQNNALGKDSDNGSEVKESGENKDEKLSESKDSGEPVRSSLWGAIKTLDGKAVDAPVIKIDKRRGNNRVIKSSIENSDKNDNDENGDQLSRKVPLSPACQDSDSPAGKEVLEKHLKLMNMSSFDDCIELECSDDSDEDAETLITDGSDDDAKVTEVKEEEIDPMEDVISDNAEDARNVGLKKVPDLFKNIRSKRIREKIQKHSTWYKGGNFQTSANFKAPKDSISISKSEEKSIKGKEYTFDGSEFEGKDSSPPNKDVKVFSDSCVQTDNFFFEEVSNGVMKMLEASNDRVINFKPRSTPRKGTPRRKSHSQKSSKVKAIKQEICDIKEEDMLDRVPRIKSEVVILDGEKRFYCNDCAKTYKKRSHLERHKRVHTGERPFGCPYCDKGFSVRSILNQHIRIHTGEKPYACTICAARFPQKSGLMTHMMLHTGKPFKCDQCDKAFVSNHKLVHHLKSHDGDRPHVCDLCSSAFFTAAALSDHKTLHSRNRKHVCNKCNASFVHEVYLKIHLATHLLEADCENETGEIDVGSRCGSVSPHSNSGQRNELTLTLDAIDQFCNGETIMMDLSV, from the coding sequence ATGGCGCCCGTGTCAGCATTCCCATGCTCTGTTTGCGATGACGAATTTTCGTCCGTAAGCACTCTTCACTATCACCAGATGTGCCTTCATACCACTGAGGAATTGTCTCTCGCGATATTGTCCATTCGTGAGCTTACGGTCACTTCGTCACCGGCTACGGGTGACGGTGTTCCTGGTTACGCTGCATCACCCTCTACGGATGTCGAAGAGAAGCTTCTTCGTAACGGATTGGCTAAGTATcctaagtttttaaattctagtGGCGGTAGGAAATCGAAAGTGCAAGCTTGCGAAGCCAAAAGCGGCGATGGAGGCAACGGGGCAGATACACCGAAGAACCTCGTGAAAGATAAAGAGAACATTGTGCAAAACAATGCTTTAGGTAAGGATTCCGACAATGGGTCTGAAGTAAAGGAATCAGGTGAGAATAAGGATGAGAAGCTTAGTGAATCTAAGGACAGTGGTGAGCCGGTTAGGTCCAGTTTATGGGGTGCCATTAAAACTCTTGATGGCAAAGCGGTAGATGCTCCGGTTATCAAAATAGACAAAAGGCGTGGTAATAATAGAGTTATTAAGTCATCTATAGAGAATTCGGATAAAAATGATAACGATGAGAATGGCGATCAACTGTCTAGGAAAGTTCCCCTTTCCCCTGCTTGCCAAGATTCTGACAGTCCCGCTGGAAAGGAGGTCTTGGAAAAGCATTTGAAGCTCATGAACATGTCATCATTTGATGATTGCATTGAATTAGAATGTTCTGATGACAGCGATGAAGATGCGGAAACGTTGATAACAGATGGATCGGACGATGATGCCAAAGTAACCGAGGTGAAAGAAGAGGAAATTGATCCTATGGAAGATGTGATCTCTGATAATGCCGAAGATGCGAGGAATGTTGGTTTAAAGAAAGTTCCTGATCTCTTCAAAAACATAAGAAGCAAAAGGATTCGtgagaaaattcaaaaacatagTACCTGGTATAAGGGCGGTAATTTCCAAACTTCTGCTAATTTTAAGGCTCCAAAGGATAGTATAAGTATATCAAAGAGCGAGGAGAAATCCATTAAGGGAAAAGAATATACCTTTGATGGCTCTGAATTCGAAGGAAAAGACAGCAGTCCTCCCAACAAAGATGTGAAAGTATTTTCCGATTCTTGTGTTCAAACTGACAACTTCTTCTTTGAGGAAGTTAGTAATGGAGTGATGAAAATGTTAGAAGCTAGTAACGAtagagtaattaattttaaacctAGGAGTACTCCGAGAAAGGGTACTCCAAGAAGGAAAAGCCATAGTCAGAAATCTTCCAAGGTAAAAGCTATTAAACAAGAAATATGCGACATTAAGGAAGAAGACATGCTTGATCGAGTTCCTAGAATAAAATCTGAAGTGGTTATATTGGATGGTGAGAAACGTTTCTATTGTAATGATTGTGCAAAGACGTACAAGAAGCGCTCCCATCTAGAGAGGCACAAAAGGGTTCATACTGGTGAAAGGCCATTTGGATGTCCCTATTGTGACAAGGGGTTTTCAGTACGTTCCATTCTTAATCAACACATTCGCATACACACTGGCGAAAAACCATATGCCTGTACCATTTGTGCTGCACGTTTCCCTCAGAAAAGTGGCCTCATGACACACATGATGCTGCACACTGGCAAACCTTTCAAATGCGATCAGTGTGATAAAGCTTTTGTGTCCAATCATAAGCTGGTCCATCATCTTAAGAGTCATGATGGAGATCGCCCTCATGTTTGTGATCTCTGCTCTTCAGCATTCTTCACTGCAGCTGCATTGAGTGATCACAAGACTTTGCATTCCCGCAATCGGAAGCATGTGTGCAACAAGTGCAATGCCTCCTTTGTCCATGAAGTGTACCTTAAGATACACCTTGCCACTCATCTGCTGGAAGCAGATTGTGAAAATGAAACGGGTGAAATTGATGTAGGGTCAAGGTGTGGATCTGTCTCTCCCCACTCTAATTCAGGGCAGCGGAACGAGCTCACGTTGACTCTTGATGCTATAGATCAGTTTTGTAATGGGGAAACCATAATGATGGATTTGTCTGTTTGA